The Paraburkholderia caffeinilytica genome segment GGCGCTCATCGCTGTGGTGTCCGTGTGGCAGAGCCGCCGCGTGCCGCCGATCAAGCTTCAACGCAAGCTCGAGCCGGTGATTCACGCGGATTGATTTTTTAGCCTTACCGTTTTACTGACAGATCATGGAAGAACAGGACCGCGTCGCCGTCATGCAGCAATTCGGCCGCACTTATCGGGCGTTCATGTCGGCGTTCGAGGCCCAGGTGGGCCACCCGTTGCCGCGCTGGCGCATTCTGCTCGCGCTGCACGAACAGGACGGCGAATCGTCGCAGAAGCGGCTGGTCGAGCGCTTGCGCGTCGATCCGGGCGCGCTGACGCGGCAGTTGAAAACGCTGGAGGGTTTAGGCTGGATTGCTCGCAGCATGGACGCGCGCGACAACCGCGTGACCAACGTGCGGTTGACCGAAGCGGGGCAATCAGCGACCGAAGCCAGCCTGCCGCGCCGCAACGCATTTTTGCACGACACGATGGCGGCATTGCCGGACGAAGCGCTGAGCGCATTGTCGGGGGCGTTGAAAATGCTGGAAGTGCGGATCGGCGAAGTCGTGGCCGCAGCCGCTTCCCAGGTGCCCGACACGGCAGAGGCCGACCCGGCTCGCCAGGCTTAAGCCCGGTTCATCATGCCGGCGATTGCCGGAGCGCCCTGCGCGGAACCATTCAAACTTCGGCATGCGCCAAGACGCGCGCAGCGGCCAGAATTCGACGGAGATCGAGCAAGCCTATCAAGTGGGAAGGCCGCAACAAACGGCGCGCCACCTCGCGGTGAAGCGCGCCGTTTGCGTCAAGATCAGAAGAACGTTTCGATCACTTCGGTGACGCGATACGACGGATCGACCACCAGCACCTGGCGCCACTTGTCGAACGTCAGGCACGGATGCGAGATGTCGAACGCGATCATGTCGCCCACCTTCAGATCGGCGCCCACGGGAATCCGCAGATACGCGTGCTGATCCATCAAGCCGAAAATCTCCCAGCCTTCGCTTGCGGCGATGTCGCGCGGCGCTTCGGTGCCCGGACGATAGTGGCGCGACGGCTCCGGCATACCTGCGTCGAAAGCGGAATCGCGTTTTCCGAGGCCGATGATCGCGCGATCCGGTTCTGGAATCGATTGCACATACGCCCACAGTTGCAGCGCCGGAAGCAAGCCTTCGCCCATTTTTTTCGCGACCGGATTGCGCGCGAAGATGTCCGTCTGCGCCTTGCGGTAGATGCCGACGTCATGCGTCAGATAGCAGCCCGGTCGAAGCACGACCTCGACCTTGCCGGCCTCCGAGGCCTTCGCGAATTCTTCCGCGACCACGTCGTACCAGGCCGAGCCGGCGCCTGACAGAACGGCCGGCGTGCGGGCAAAACGTCCTTCATCGACAAGCGTGCGCGTCACAGCGACGGCGCTCTGCAGGAACTCGCGTACTTCGTGCTCTTCTTTCAGCACCCCTTCATACAGCTCGACACCCGCCAGCTTCAAAATATCCGGATAGCGCGCGATCGCCTCGAGCACCGCGTTGCGCTGCGCGTCGTCGCGCACGCCGGTGCGGCCGCCCGGCACACCGAGCTCGAGCAACACTTGCAGCGGCTTGCGTACCGACGTGAAAAACTGACCCAGCTGCTCGACGCCTTCGGCCGAATCGACGAGGCAGAAGAACTCGAAATCAGGGTCGCTCAGCAACTCGGCGATCATCATCATGTTGCGGCGGCCAACCAGCTGGTTGGCCATCAGGATCCGCGAAACACCGCCGTGATAGGCCGCGCGCACCTGATGCGCGGTGGCGAGCGTGAGACCCCATGCGCCGGTTTCGAGCTGGCGGCGAAACAGTTGCGGCGCCATGGTGGTTTTGCCGTGCGGCGCGAGCTTGACGCCGTATTCCGCGACGAACGCCTGCATCCACTTCAGGTTGTGTTCCACACGATCCGCGTACAGCACGGCGGCAGGCAGGCTCACGTCTTCATTCAGCAGGTTCCACTCGAGGCGCGCGGCATCCGTGAGTTGGATACTGGTGCCCGGAACCATGCCCAAGCCCTTGCTATAAGGATCAATCGTTGCGCCCTGATAGTTTGTAACTTTCATGTCTCCCAGCTCCATCGTCCAGTTAAATTGAATCAAAGTTGACTTTACCATGTTACAGAAAGTACGATGGTCGAAGAAATGTTATTTAGTACCACGGCTCGCACAGCGGCTCACATGAGCGATTGCGCGGTGTCTTACGATCTGCAATGAACTCTACCGCCGAACCGCTGGCCTTCGATATCGTCGCGCGCATCGCCGAGTGCGCGCCGGAACTGCGTTCGGCCGAACGCAAGGTTGCGGCGCTGATTCTCGACGATCTGACTGGCGCGTCGCGCGCCAGCATTGGCGCGCTCGCCCAGCAGGCGGAGGTGAGCGTCGCGACCGTAACGCGCTTTGCCAAGGCGGTCGGTTGCCGTGACGTACGGGAATTGAAGCTGCGGCTCGCGCAGGCGGCCGCGGTCGGTCAGCGCTTCCTGCAGGCGGCCGGACCCACCGACGCGCCCGAGCCGATCGCCACCCGCGTATTCGACGAGCTGCAGACCGCGCTTGCGCATAACCATCAACTGCTGCGGCAGGCGCCGTTGGACGAAGCGGCGGCCGCGTTGCGCGCCGCGCGGATGATCTACGTGTTCGGCATGGGCGGCGGCTCGACCGCGCTCGCCGACGAGATGCGCTTCAGGCTCGTGCGCCTCGGCCGGCCGGTTGCGACCTATCAGGACGGCTTGTTGCAGCGCATGGTGGCGAGCACCGTGTCGCGCGAGTGCGTGGTGATCGCGCTGTCCACCACCGGGCGCGTGCCCGAGATGGTCGAGAACTGCAAGATCGCGCACAGCTACGGCGCGACCGTGATCGCCCTGACCGCGCCGGCTTCGCCGCTGGCCAAACTGGCCGATTGGGTGATTCCGATCGTCGCCTTTGAAACGGATTTCATTTACAAACCGTCGTCGTCGCGCTACGCGATGATGATGGCGCTCGATGTGCTCGTCACCGAACTTGCCGTCAGCCAGAGTGACGAGAGCCGCGAATTGCTGCGCCGCATGAAGCACGCGCTCGACGCGCACCGCGGTGGTGGCGATCGACAACCGTTAGGAGACTGATCCATGCATTCGCATCCCGAAGCCGCCGATACGCTGATCGTCGGCGCGCAACTGTACGACGGCACGGGCGCGCCGCCGGTCGAACGCGACGTAGCGATCCGCGACGGCCGCATCGCTGCAATCGGCAATCTGTCGAACTGGCTTGCTGAAGAAGTGATCGAAGCCAACGGCCGCGCGTTGGCGCCGGGCTTCATCGACGTTCATACGCATGACGACACGCATGTGATCCAGTCGCCGCAAATGTTGCCGAAGATCACCCAGGGCGTCACGACAGTGATCGTCGGCAATTGTGGGATCAGCGCGGCGCCGGTGTCGTTGAAGGGCGATCCGCCTGATCCGATGAATCTGCTTGGCGAGCGCGACGCGTTCCAGTACCCGACTTTCGCTGCGTACGTCGAAGCGGTGAACGCCGCGCGTCCGGCGGTGAATGTCGGCGCGCTGATCGGGCACACGGCACTGCGCAGCAATCAGATGGACCGGCTCGATCGCGCGGCGACCGCGGCGGAAATCGACGGAATGCGCACGCAACTCGAAGAGGCGTTGTCGAATGGCGCGTTGGGTTTGAGTTCGGGACTCGCATACGGCTCCGCGTTCTCCGCGCCGACCGAAGAAGTGATGGCGCTGGCCGAACCGCTTGCCGCCGCCGGCGCGTTGTACACGACGCACATGCGCACCGAGTTCGACGCGATTCTCGACGCGATGGACGAAGCGTATCGGGTGGGCCGTCATGCGCATGTGCCGGTGGTCATTTCGCATCTGAAGTGCGCGGGGCCGTCGAACTGGGGGCGCAGTGTCGAGGTGCTGGAGTCGCTGGAAGGCGCACGTCGTCTGCAGCCGATCGGTTGCGACTGCTATCCGTACAACCGCAGTTCGTCGACGCTCGACGTGAAGCAGGTGACGGGCGACATCGACATTACGATCACGTGGTCCGAGCCGCATCCCGAGATGGCGGGCAAGCTGATCAAGGACATTGCCGCCGAGTGGCGTGTCACGCAGCAGGAGGCGGGCAAGCGTCTGCAGCCTGCGGGAGCGGTGTATCACAACATGTCCGAGGACGACGTGCGGCGCATTCTGTCGCATCCCGCGACGATGGTCGGCTCGGATGGTTTGCCGAACGATCCGCTGCCGCATCCGCGGTTATGGGGCGCGTTTCCGCGTGTGCTCGGCCACTACGCGCGCGATGCGAATCTGTTGCCGCTCGAAGAGGCGGTGCGCAAGATGACCAGCTTGTCGGCGCACCGGTTCGGTTTGGCGCAGCGAGGCGAGGTGCATATCGGTTATCACGCGGATCTGGTGTTGTTCGACCCGGCCAGGGTTCGGGACGCGGCGACGTTCGAGAATCCGCAACAGGCGGCCGACGGCATCGACGCGGTGTGGGTGAACGGCGTGTTGACCTACCGCGATGGCGCCGTGACCGGCGAGCGGGCAGGGCATTTCGTGGCACGCGGTGCGGCGTCGAAGGGTGATGCGCACGGCGCGTTTTGATTTCTTGTTTTCTGATTGATGTGGCAGGCGGTTGTGGCATTGCTCGCGCCGCGTGCCGGACTTTTTAAGGAGTTGGATGATGAAGCGATATGGCGTTGAAGGCGGCAAGGGTACCGGTGGTCAACATATGCCGTTTGCTCGGGCTGTCGAAGCGGATGGCTGGTTGTTCGTTTCCGGGCAGACGCCGATGGAAAACGGCGAGGTGATCAACGGCGGTATCGTTGAGCAATCGCACAAGGCGATTCAGAACGTCTTCGCTATCTTGAAGGAAGCCGGCTACGGGGCGGAGCATGTTGTTCGCTGTGGCGTGTGGCTCGACGATCCGCGTGATTTCGCTTCGTTCAACAAGGTGTTCCGGGAGTACTTCGGCGAGAATCCGCCGGCTCGGGCTTGCGTGGTTTCTTCGATGGTGATCGATTGCCGGGTCGAGGTTGATTGCGTGGCTTATAAGAAGCCTTCGGCGTAAAGTTTTCCGGTTCGCCGCAGGCGCTGTTTGATGCCTGCGGCGAAAAAACACGCTGCTATTTATTGACGCGCCAGCCGCATATTGTCCGGCATGGGCAAATTGTAGTTAGTGCGGAACGGATTGATATCCAATCCACCGCGCCGCGTGTACCGCGCATAAACCGCCAGCTTGACCGGCTTACAGGCCTTCATCACATCGATAAAAATCCTCTCGACACACTGCTCGTGAAACCCGGTGTGATTCCGATAGGAAATGATGTACCTCAGCAAGCCCGCATGATCGATCTGCGGCCCAACGTAATGAATCTGCACGCTGCCCCAGTCAGGCTGTCCGGTCACCGGACAATTCGACTTCAGCAAATTGGAGAACAACGTCTCCTCAACCGGCGCTTCGTCAAGCGCTGCCTTGAGCAACGAAGCATCCGGCTGATAGACATCGGCATCCAGATCGAGCCGATCCAGCGACAAACCCTCAAACTCTTCCATCTGCAGCTTGCCGAACTCGTGCGGCGCAGCCAGGTGAACAGACACCGTCGCGCCGCAAGAAGCGGAAACATCGCGCTTGATCGTGTCACGCACCATGTCCATCGACTCGAACGACGTCTGCGCAAATGAGCCCAGGTAAAGCTTGAACGACTTCGACTCGACGATATTCGGCGAATCGGCCGGCACGAAGAAAGTCGCCACCGCAATCTGCGGCTTGCCGCGCGCATTCAACCAGGAAAGCTCGTAGGCATTCCAGATGTCCGTGCCGAAAAACGGCAACTGCGCGCCAATCCCAATCGCTTCGCGGGCATTCTTCCGGGCAATCGGAAAGAGCAGCGAAGCGTCATAGTGTTCGGTGTAAGCGGAAGCCTTACCCAGCGGTGATTGTTCGGGTGTCATGATGCGTTCACGATGCCACTCAGCACGTGCCCCGTCGCCGTCACGACGCGGGCCGATTCGCAATGGCCAATTTGGTCGTCGAAGAAAAAGTCCGGCTCGAACTCGCGCAAAAACGCGCTCTTGTCGAGGCCGCCGAGGAACATCGCTTCGTCGATTTCGATGTTCCACGCCATTAATGTGCGGATTGCGCGCTCATGCGCCGGGGCCGAGCGGGCCGTCACCAAGGCCGTACGAATATGCATCGGTGCGGCTTCGTCCGCGAGTTTCTGCAGCCGGTGCAGTGCTTCGAGCAACGGCTTCAAAGGCCCATCCGCGAGCGGCAAATCCTTGTTGTGAATCTCGTGGCCGACGAACGCCCGCAGGCCATCTTTCTGAAACACGCGCTCGGCTTCGTCGGAAAACAGCACGGCGTCGCCGTCGAAGGCAATCCGGATCTCGTCCGGATACTTGCTCGCCATTTTCGCCGATTCGGGCAAGACGCGCGCGGCCGGAAATCCGGCGGCCAACGCGTCGCGCACGTCGTCCTGATTCGCGGACAAAAACAGCGAGGCGTTCAAGGGCTTCAGATAGCCGAATGGCGCGCGCCCACGCGTAAACACGCCACGCTCGATCGCCAGTCCGTACTCCCTGCACGAATGGAACGCGCGCAACCCGCTGATCGGATCGCTGCGCGACAGAATCACCACTTCGACTCGATGACCGCCGGCATTCAAGGCGAGCAGCTTGCGGATCAGCGGAAACGCGACACCCGGCTTGGCGGGCACGGCCAGCCGCTCGCGCTGCAACGCTTCATACGCCTGCAGGTTGCCTTTCTCGTACACGCAGTTCTCTTCCTCGAAGTCGAACAGCGCGCGCGACGAGATTGCCACCACCAGTTTGTCGACAAGCGAAAGAGCCATCTGCGCGTTTCAGTCCTGAGAGTTCAAGCGAGGAACAAGCGATAAACAGGGTTCTGCGTCTCTTCCCAGTACGGATACCCAAGCGTCGCGAGAAAGCGGTCGAACTCGCTGTTCTCGCTCTCCGGCACCTGGATGCCGACCAGAATCGAGCTGTAGTCCGCGCCCTGGTTGCGGTAGTGGAACAGGCTGATATTCCAGTTCGGCGCCATCGACGACAGAAACTTCATCAGCGCGCCCGGCCGCTCGGGAAACTCGAAACGGAACAGCCGTTCGTCGTGCGCCAGCGGCGAGCGGCCGCCGACCATGTAGCGGATGTGCTGCTTCGACAGTTCATCGAAGGTCAGATCGACGGTGGCAAAGCCGTGTGCTTCGAATGCGCCCGCGATCTGCGCCGATTCGCTGCGGTTGCGGATCTGCACGCCGACGAAGATATGCGCTGAATTCGCGTCCGCGATGCGGTAGTTGAACTCGGTGACGCTGCGCGTGCCGACCAGTTCGCAGAAGCGGCGGAAACTGCCGCGCTCTTCCGGAATCGTCACGGCGAACACCGCTTCACGCGCTTCCCCGACTTCGGCGCGCTCCGCCACGAAACGCATGCGGTCGAAGTTCATGTTCGCGCCGGACGTGATCGCAATCAGCGTCTGGTTCTCGATGCCTTCGCGCTCGGCATACTGTTTGGCGCCGGCCACGGCCAGCGCGCCCGCGGGTTCCAGCACGCTGCGGGTGTCCTGGAACACGTCCTTGATCGCGGCGCACAGCGCGTCGGTGTTCACGAGCAGCACGTCGTCGAGATATTCGCGGCACAGGCGGAAGGTTTCTTCGCCCACGAGCTTCACCGCGGTGCCATCCGAGAACAGCCCGACTTCGTTTAGCGTGACCCGTTCGCCTGCCTGTAAAGAAGCGGCCATCGCGCACGAGTCGTCGGTCTGTACGCCGATCACCCGGATCTCCGGGCGCACCGATTTCACGTACGCGGCCACGCCCGCGGCCAGCCCACCGCCGCCGATCGGCACGAAGATCGCGTGGATCGGGCCCTGGTGCTGGCTGAGAATTTCCATCGCGACCGTGCCCTGGCCGGCGATCACGTACGGATCGTCGAACGGGTGAACGAACGTCAGGCCGCGCTCTTCCTGCAGCTTCACTGCGTGCCCGTACGCGTCGCTATAGGACTCGCCGAACTGCACCACCTCGACCGTCGCTCCGCCATGCGCGCGCACGGCGTCGACCTTCACCTGCGGGGTCGTCACCGGCACCACGATGATCGCCTTCACGCCCATGCGGGCCGCCGACAGCGCCACACCCTGCGCATGATTGCCCGCCGACGCGGTGATCACACCCCGCTCCAGCGCATCCGCCGGAATATGCGCCATCTTGTTGTACGCGCCGCGCACCTTGAACGAGAACACCGGCTGGTTGTCCTCGCGCTTCAGATAAACCCGGTTGGAGAGCCGTGCCGACAGATTCGGCGCGCGTTCGAGTTCGGTCTCGCGGGCCACGTCGTAGACGCGCGCGGTCAGGGTTTTCTTCAGGTAGTCGTGGGAAGCCATGCGGGTGGCGCGGTGCGCGTTGTGAGACGGGAAAGGATCAATGATAGCGCCAACGGTGTGCACGCTGGACCTCGGTGAACCTTCGGCGTGCCCCGGGTGTCGCCCGCGAAGGCCCGCCCGACCGTTCGGTCGGAAAATTCTTCGCATGGACTGGCGGACGCTGTTCAAGCCGAAAACATCCAAAGTCCCGCCGCAGCCCCGATTTCAGGCGTCAACGCGCCGCTGGATCATGGGGTAGAATTCCATTTTGGAATAAGGATCGGAAGATGCACTGGCAGCCTCGGATCGCCCATTTGATGCCCGTCCCGCGTGAGTCTTGCCCCGCGGCGGAGCGTCACGTCCGTCACGCACGATCGTGTAGCTGTCTCTGAGCGCCGTGAAGCGACCGATGTGGGTAGGCCGTCGGTTGCGCTTCGCTCCCCAAGAAGATTTCCAGCATTGCGCTCCACGCGCACCGTCCGCCGACGCCTCACCCGTGAGCGCGCCTGGTTGACCCACCGAGTCGTCCGAACATGAACGCACCTCAAGTTTTCGATCCGCACGGCGCTGCCGTTGCGGTGGCCGCCGATCCCGAAGCGCGTCTGCGCGAAATTCCCTATAACTACACGTCGTTTTCCGATCGCGAAATCGTCATCCGTCTGCTCGGCGACGAAGCCTGGGCGGCGTTGGCCGAACTGCGCGCGGAACGCCGCACCGGCCGCTCGGCGCGGATGCTGTACGAAGTGCTCGGCGACATCTGGGTCGTGCGCCGCAATCCTTACCTGCAAGACGACCTGCTCGACAATCCGAAGCGCCGCGCGCTGCTGATCGAGGCGCTGCATCACCGTCTGAGCGAGATCGAGAAGCGCCGCCGCGCCGATCTGGTCGAGCATGGCGATGAAGCGGGCGTCGATCGGGCCGCTCGCGTGGAGACGCTGGTGGCGGCCGCGCGCCGCGCCGTCGACGATTTCGAGAGCGAATTCCAGAAGACCTTCGATCTGCGCCGTCGCGCGAACAAGGTGCTGGGCCGCGTCACGGAAAAGGACAACATCAAGTTCGACGGCTTGTCCCGCGTTTCGCACGTGACCGACGCGACCGACTGGCGCGTCGAGTACCCGTTCGTCGTGCTGACGCCGGATACCGAAGCCGAGATCGCCGGCATGATCAAGGCGTGTTTCGAGCTCGGTCTGACCGTGATTCCGCGCGGAGGCGGCACGGGCTATACGGGCGGCGCGGTGCCGCTCACGCCGTTCTCGGCCGTCATCAACACCGAAAAGCTCGAACAGCTGGGCGCCGTCGAGTTGACCGAACTGCCGGGCGTCGACCGCAAGGTGCCGACGATCTTCTCCGGCGCGGGCGTGGTGACGCGCCGCGTGACCGAAGCGGCGGAACAGGCCGGCTATGTGTTCGCAGTCGACCCGACCTCGCTGGACGCATCCTGTGTCGGCGGCAACGTCGCGATGAACGCGGGCGGCAAGAAGGCCGTGCTGTGGGGCACGGCGCTCGACAACCTCGCCTGGTGGCGGATGGTCGACCCGGAAGGGAACTGGCTCGAAGTCACGCGTCTGGATCACAACCTCGGCAAGATTCACGACATCGAAGTCGCGCGTTTCGAGCTGAAGTGGTTCGACGGCAGCCACGCGCCGGGCGAAAAGCTGCTGCGCACGGAAGCGCTCAACATCAAGGGCCGCGTGTTCCGTAAGGAAGGCCTCGGCAAGGACGTGACCGACAAATTCCTCGCCGGTCTGCCGGGCGTGCAGAAGGAAGGCTGCGACGGCCTGATCACGTCGGCGCGCTGGGTGCTGCACAAGATGCCGGCGCATACGCGCACGGTTTGCCTCGAATTCTTCGGTCAGGCCCGCGAAGCGATTCCGAGCATCGTCGAGATCAAAGACTATCTGTTCGAAACGTCGAAGCAGGGCGGCGCGATTCTCGCCGGCCTCGAGCATCTGGACGAACGCTATCTGCGCGCGGTCGGTTATGCCACCAAGTCCAAGCGCAACGCGTTTCCGAAGATGGTGCTGATCGGCGACATCGTCGGCGACGACGCGGACGCGGTGGCGCAAGCCACCTCGGAAGTCGTGCGCATGGCCAACGGCAAGAGCGGCGAGGGCTTCGTCGCGGTCAACGCCGAAGCGCGCAAGCGTTTCTGGCTCGACCGCAGCCGTACCGCCGCGATCGCCAAGCACACCAACGCGTTCAAGATCAACGAAGACGTGGTGATCCCGCTCGACCGCATGGGCGAGTACACCGACGGCATCGAACGCATCAATATCGAATTGTCGATCAAGAACAAGCTGCAACTGGTCGACGCGCTCGAAGCGTTCTTCAAGGGCGGCAAGCTGCCGCTCGGCAAGAGCGACGACGCCAACGAAATCCCGAGCGCGGAGTTGCTCGAAGATCGCGTGCAACAGGCGCTCGATCTGCTGAAGAAAGTGCGCGCGCGCTGGGAATTCCTGCGCGACAAGCTCGATCTGTCCTTGCGCGAGGCTCAGCACTATCTGGTCGGCCTCGGCTACGAAGCGCTGGCGGAGAAGTTTGCCGATCGCGTCGACGCGCAGCCGGATGCGACCGTGTTCCATATCACGCAGGACCGTACGGTGCGCGTGTCGTGGAAGGCGGAGATTCGGGCTGAGTTGCGTCAGATCTTCAACGGCGGCGAGTTCAAGCCAATCCTTGAAGAAGCTCAGGCAATCCACAAGCAGGTGCTGCGCGGTCGCGTGTTCGTCGCGCTGCACATGCACGCGGGCGACGGCAACGTCCACACGAACCTGCCGGTCAACTCCGACAACTACGAGATGCTGCAGGACGCCCACACGGCGGTTGCGCGCATCATGAAGCTGGCGCGTTCGCTCGACGGCGTGATTTCCGGCGAGCACGGCATCGGCATCACCAAGCTCGAGTTCCTGACCGACGACGAGATCGGTGAATTCCGCAAGTACAAGCAACGCGTCGATCCGCATGGCCGCTTCAACGCGGGCAAGCTGCTCGAAGGCGCCGACCTGCGCAACGCCTACACGCCGAGCTTCGGTCTGATGGGCTACGAATCGCTGATCATGCAGCAGTCCGACATCGGCGCAATTTCCGAGTCGATCAAGGACTGCTTGCGCTGCGGCAAGTGCAAGCCGGTGTGCGCGACCCACGTGCCGCGCGCGAACCTGCTGTACAGCCCGCGCAACAAGATTCTCGCCACCTCCTTGCTGGTCGAGGCGTTCCTGTACGAAGAGCAGACCCGCCGCGGCGTGTCGATCAAGCACTGGGACGAGTTCAACGACGTCGCCGATCACTGCACCGTCTGTCACAAATGCGTGACGCCGTGCCCGGTGAAGATCGACTTCGGCGATGTGACGATGAACATGCGCAACCTGCTGCGCAAGATGGGCAAGAAGAAGTTCAATCCGGGCAACGCGGCCGGCATGTTCTTCCTCAACGCGACCAATCCGCAGACCATCAACCTCGCGCGCACCGCGATGATGGGCATCGGTTACAAGGCGCAGCGCCTCGGCAACGACGTGCTGAAGAAGTTCGCGAAGAAGCAGACGGCGCACCCGCCGGCAACGGTCGGCAAGCCGCCGGTCACGCAGCAGGTGATCCACTTCATGAACAAGAAGATGCCGGGCAATCTGCCGAAGAAAACCGCGCGCGCGTTGCTCGATATCGAGGACAACAAGATTGTTCCGATCATCCGCAATCCGAAGACGACCACCGCCGATACGGAAGCGGTGTTCTACTTCCCGGGCTGCGGCTCGGAGCGGCTGTTCTCGCAAGTCGGTCTGGCCACGCAAGCCATGTTGTGGGAAGCGGGCGTGCAAACCGTGCTGCCACCGGGCTATCTGTGTTGCGGCTATCCGCAGCGCGGTTCAGGTCAGTTCGACAAGGCCGAGCAGATCGTCACGGATAACCGTGTGCTGTTCCACCGCGTCGCCAATACGCTGAACTACCTCGACATCAAGACCGTGGTGGTGTCGTGCGGCACGTGCTACGACCAGCTGGCCGGTTACGAATTCGAGAAGATCTTCCCGGGCTGCCGGATCATCGACATTCACGAGTTTCTGCTCGAGAAAGGCATCAAGCTCGAAGGCGTGAACGGCGTGCGCTACATGTACCACGACCCGTGCCACTCGCCGATCAAGACGATGGACCCGGTCAAGCTCGTCAATCAGCTGATGGGGTCCGAGAAGGACGGCTACAAGATCGAGAAGAACGATCGCTGCTGTGGCGAATCCGGCACACTCGCGGTGACGCGCCCGGACATTTCGACGCAAGTCCGTTTCCGCAAGGAAGAGGAAATGCGCAAGGGCGCCGCGAAGCTGCGTGGCATTCCCCTCGTAGCCGAGGCGGGTGCGAATGGGATCAATGCGGCGAATGCGTCGGCCGGCGCGGCGGGTGCGCCGAACGGCTCCGTGCTCAAGGCGGGCGACGGGCCGCAACCGAACGGCACCACCGACGTGAAGATCCTGACGAGCTGCCCGTCCTGCCTGCAAGGCCTGTCGCGCTACAACGAAGACGCGGGCACCGAGGCGGACTACATCGTCGTCGAGATGGCACGTCACGTGCTGGGTGAAGACTGGATGGCGGATTACGTCCAGCGGGCGAACAATGGCGGAATCGAGCGCGTGCTGGTTTAATGGCACGACTGACGATTTTTGCCTGAGGACGACGATGGACTGCGTTTTTTGCCGTGAAGATGGCGGTGATGTGCTGTGGCAGGACGACACCCTGCGTGTCGTCCTTGCCGACGAACACGACTACCCGGGCTTTTGCCGGGTGATCTGGAACGGGCATGTCGCTGAGTTTTCCGATCTCGCCGAGACCGACCGCGATCGCGTGATGCAGGCCGTGTACGCGGTCGAGCGGGCGATCCGGCGCATTCTTCAGCCGGTGAAGGTCAACCTGGCGAGCCTCGGTAACCAGGTGCCGCACGTGCATTGGCATGTGATTCCGCGTTTTTCGAACGACGCTCATTTCCCGCTGCCGATCTGGGCGCCGCGCCAACGCACGGTGTCCGAGGCCATGCTGTCGTCGCGCCGCGCGCAAGCCACCCTGCTGCGCGAAGCGGTGCGGCAAGAAATCGAACAGGCGTTTGGCTGAGCGCCCGGAACTGCCGCCTCGTGCGAGACCCTCAGCGGGCCATCCCCAAAGGGGCGTCCGCGGGGCCAAAGCCTTGCGGCGGCACGGCGTCTTCTTTATGAGGTCAACATGAGTGGACTGACTCCCGATACCCCGGTGCCGACGGGCGTGGTCGTGCATTCCAAATCCCGCGTGCTCGAATTGCAGTACGCAAACGGCGAAACGTATCGCCTGCCGTTCGAACTGCTGCGCGTGTATTCGCCGTCGGCGGAAGTGATGGGCCACGGGCCCGGCCAGGAGACGCTGCAAACCGGCAAGCGCGACGTCACGATCACGATGATCGAAGGCGTCGGCAACTATGCGGTGCAGCCGACTTTCTCCGACGGGCACGCCACCGGCATCTATTCGTGGGATCTGCTGTACGACATGGCCGTCCGCCAGGATGAACTCTGGCGCGACTATTTCGCCAAGCTGGAAG includes the following:
- a CDS encoding MarR family winged helix-turn-helix transcriptional regulator, translating into MEEQDRVAVMQQFGRTYRAFMSAFEAQVGHPLPRWRILLALHEQDGESSQKRLVERLRVDPGALTRQLKTLEGLGWIARSMDARDNRVTNVRLTEAGQSATEASLPRRNAFLHDTMAALPDEALSALSGALKMLEVRIGEVVAAAASQVPDTAEADPARQA
- a CDS encoding amino acid deaminase, which encodes MKVTNYQGATIDPYSKGLGMVPGTSIQLTDAARLEWNLLNEDVSLPAAVLYADRVEHNLKWMQAFVAEYGVKLAPHGKTTMAPQLFRRQLETGAWGLTLATAHQVRAAYHGGVSRILMANQLVGRRNMMMIAELLSDPDFEFFCLVDSAEGVEQLGQFFTSVRKPLQVLLELGVPGGRTGVRDDAQRNAVLEAIARYPDILKLAGVELYEGVLKEEHEVREFLQSAVAVTRTLVDEGRFARTPAVLSGAGSAWYDVVAEEFAKASEAGKVEVVLRPGCYLTHDVGIYRKAQTDIFARNPVAKKMGEGLLPALQLWAYVQSIPEPDRAIIGLGKRDSAFDAGMPEPSRHYRPGTEAPRDIAASEGWEIFGLMDQHAYLRIPVGADLKVGDMIAFDISHPCLTFDKWRQVLVVDPSYRVTEVIETFF
- a CDS encoding MurR/RpiR family transcriptional regulator, whose translation is MNSTAEPLAFDIVARIAECAPELRSAERKVAALILDDLTGASRASIGALAQQAEVSVATVTRFAKAVGCRDVRELKLRLAQAAAVGQRFLQAAGPTDAPEPIATRVFDELQTALAHNHQLLRQAPLDEAAAALRAARMIYVFGMGGGSTALADEMRFRLVRLGRPVATYQDGLLQRMVASTVSRECVVIALSTTGRVPEMVENCKIAHSYGATVIALTAPASPLAKLADWVIPIVAFETDFIYKPSSSRYAMMMALDVLVTELAVSQSDESRELLRRMKHALDAHRGGGDRQPLGD
- a CDS encoding N-acyl-D-amino-acid deacylase family protein; translation: MHSHPEAADTLIVGAQLYDGTGAPPVERDVAIRDGRIAAIGNLSNWLAEEVIEANGRALAPGFIDVHTHDDTHVIQSPQMLPKITQGVTTVIVGNCGISAAPVSLKGDPPDPMNLLGERDAFQYPTFAAYVEAVNAARPAVNVGALIGHTALRSNQMDRLDRAATAAEIDGMRTQLEEALSNGALGLSSGLAYGSAFSAPTEEVMALAEPLAAAGALYTTHMRTEFDAILDAMDEAYRVGRHAHVPVVISHLKCAGPSNWGRSVEVLESLEGARRLQPIGCDCYPYNRSSSTLDVKQVTGDIDITITWSEPHPEMAGKLIKDIAAEWRVTQQEAGKRLQPAGAVYHNMSEDDVRRILSHPATMVGSDGLPNDPLPHPRLWGAFPRVLGHYARDANLLPLEEAVRKMTSLSAHRFGLAQRGEVHIGYHADLVLFDPARVRDAATFENPQQAADGIDAVWVNGVLTYRDGAVTGERAGHFVARGAASKGDAHGAF
- a CDS encoding RidA family protein, which gives rise to MKRYGVEGGKGTGGQHMPFARAVEADGWLFVSGQTPMENGEVINGGIVEQSHKAIQNVFAILKEAGYGAEHVVRCGVWLDDPRDFASFNKVFREYFGENPPARACVVSSMVIDCRVEVDCVAYKKPSA